The Echinicola rosea genome has a segment encoding these proteins:
- a CDS encoding LuxE/PaaK family acyltransferase, which translates to MNYFKSFSEQVQRMGPGDFGSLAMELFHYQAKENTIYKAYLDARGINPVEVKAVDEIPFLPIRFFKSHKVVSGPEDGFESFYSSSGTTGQVTSRHFIWSEEYYLRHSERIFEQIYGPLRDFHVLALLPAYLERKGSSLVAMADHYIKESGSDQSGFYLYNYDVLIDRLYHLRQLKDGKRVLLLGVTFALLDLAEQFGEDFPEMDNLIVMETGGMKGRRKEMIREEVHEVLTQAFKQPRIHSEYGMTELMSQAYSLGDGKYQLPSSMRVMLRDVNDPLSWSPRKQGGVNIIDLANFHSCAFIETQDLGRFDSQGRVEILGRFDNSEIRGCNLMVN; encoded by the coding sequence ATGAATTATTTCAAAAGTTTTTCGGAACAGGTGCAGCGTATGGGGCCTGGTGATTTCGGGTCATTGGCGATGGAGCTGTTTCATTACCAAGCGAAAGAAAATACGATCTATAAAGCGTATTTGGATGCTCGTGGCATCAATCCTGTTGAAGTGAAAGCGGTGGATGAGATCCCCTTCTTGCCGATCCGTTTTTTTAAATCACATAAGGTGGTGAGTGGGCCAGAGGATGGATTTGAGTCGTTTTATTCCAGTAGCGGTACTACTGGCCAGGTTACGAGCAGGCATTTTATTTGGTCTGAGGAATATTATCTGAGGCATTCTGAGAGGATTTTTGAGCAAATTTATGGTCCACTTAGGGATTTTCATGTGCTCGCACTTTTGCCGGCATACCTAGAGCGGAAGGGAAGCTCACTGGTGGCCATGGCCGACCATTATATCAAGGAATCTGGCTCTGACCAATCCGGATTCTATTTGTACAATTACGATGTACTGATCGATCGGCTTTATCATCTGAGGCAATTGAAGGACGGGAAAAGGGTGTTGTTGCTGGGGGTAACGTTTGCTTTGTTGGACTTGGCCGAGCAGTTTGGGGAGGATTTTCCTGAAATGGATAATTTAATCGTAATGGAGACAGGCGGTATGAAAGGGCGCAGAAAGGAAATGATTCGAGAGGAGGTGCATGAGGTACTTACACAGGCGTTTAAACAGCCTCGTATTCATTCCGAGTACGGCATGACGGAATTGATGTCCCAGGCATATTCGTTGGGAGATGGGAAATACCAGCTTCCTTCCAGTATGCGTGTCATGCTTAGGGATGTCAATGACCCGCTGTCTTGGAGCCCCCGGAAACAAGGTGGTGTCAACATCATTGATCTGGCCAATTTCCATTCTTGTGCCTTTATCGAGACACAGGATTTGGGACGGTTTGACAGCCAAGGGAGGGTTGAAATCCTAGGGCGATTTGACAATAGTGAGATTAGAGGGTGTAATTTAATGGTCAATTAA
- the accB gene encoding acetyl-CoA carboxylase biotin carboxyl carrier protein, translating to MKAKEIQELIDFISNSGLAEVKIETDEFKLSIKKNAEAQVVKAAEAAPAPTPSPAPAPAPAAASPSPEKEAPEAEDTSKYLEIKSPMIGTFYTTPNPDSDNFVNVGDSVKTGQTVCIIEAMKLFNEIESEVSGKIVKILVENATPVEYDQPLFLVDPAG from the coding sequence ATGAAAGCCAAAGAAATACAAGAACTAATAGATTTTATTTCCAACTCAGGCCTAGCCGAGGTAAAAATCGAAACGGACGAATTCAAGTTGTCCATCAAGAAAAATGCAGAAGCCCAAGTAGTAAAAGCTGCCGAAGCAGCTCCTGCACCTACCCCAAGCCCTGCACCCGCTCCTGCACCTGCGGCGGCTTCTCCTTCTCCGGAAAAAGAAGCTCCTGAGGCAGAAGACACTTCCAAATACTTAGAAATAAAATCGCCGATGATCGGTACCTTCTACACCACACCAAATCCTGATTCTGACAACTTTGTCAATGTGGGAGACAGCGTGAAGACAGGACAGACCGTTTGCATTATTGAAGCCATGAAACTTTTCAATGAAATTGAGTCTGAGGTTTCAGGAAAAATCGTAAAAATCCTTGTCGAAAACGCTACTCCAGTAGAATACGACCAACCACTTTTCTTGGTTGACCCAGCAGGATAA
- a CDS encoding sigma-54-dependent transcriptional regulator — translation MPKILIIDDEKVIRSTLKEILEYENYEIHEAQDGVEGLKKIESQDFDLVLCDIKMPKMDGLEVLDKVYQSDKQPQFIMISAHGSIESAVEATKKGAFDFIPKPPDLNRLLLTVRNALEKKDLVTETKVLKKKLSKKLDMVGESAAIQQVKETIEKVAPTDARVLITGPNGTGKELVAHWLHQKSGRNKSPFIAVNCAAIPAELIESELFGHEKGAFTSANKQRQGKFEQANGGTIFLDEIGDMSLSAQAKVLRALQEHKISRVGGDKDIKIDVRVLAATNKDLRKEIEENNFREDLYHRLSVILIQVPALKDRKEDIPLLVDRFLEDIAKEYGTSKKDIEDKAVAKLQEYPWTGNIRELRNVVERLIILGGKTISLDDIKKYADF, via the coding sequence ATGCCGAAAATCCTGATTATCGATGATGAAAAAGTCATCAGATCTACGCTCAAAGAAATTTTAGAATACGAAAATTATGAAATCCACGAGGCACAGGATGGTGTAGAAGGACTAAAAAAAATAGAAAGCCAGGATTTTGATTTGGTGCTATGTGATATCAAAATGCCCAAAATGGATGGACTGGAAGTACTGGACAAGGTCTATCAATCCGACAAACAACCCCAATTCATCATGATATCCGCACACGGCTCCATCGAATCTGCGGTAGAAGCCACCAAAAAAGGCGCCTTTGACTTTATCCCCAAACCGCCAGATCTCAATAGGCTTCTCCTTACGGTCAGAAATGCATTGGAGAAGAAAGATTTGGTCACCGAAACCAAGGTACTTAAGAAAAAGCTGTCTAAAAAACTGGATATGGTGGGCGAATCCGCTGCAATTCAGCAAGTAAAGGAGACCATCGAAAAAGTAGCTCCAACGGATGCACGCGTACTCATCACCGGCCCCAACGGGACAGGTAAAGAGCTCGTTGCCCACTGGCTCCACCAAAAAAGTGGACGAAACAAGTCACCATTTATTGCCGTGAACTGCGCAGCCATTCCTGCAGAACTAATCGAAAGTGAACTTTTCGGACATGAAAAAGGTGCTTTTACTTCTGCCAACAAACAGCGACAGGGGAAGTTTGAGCAGGCCAATGGTGGTACGATCTTTTTAGATGAAATTGGAGACATGAGCCTTTCTGCTCAGGCCAAAGTACTCCGAGCGCTTCAAGAGCACAAGATTTCCCGTGTTGGTGGAGATAAAGATATCAAAATAGATGTCAGAGTTTTGGCGGCTACCAACAAGGACTTAAGAAAAGAGATCGAGGAAAACAACTTTCGCGAAGACCTCTACCATAGGCTTAGCGTAATCTTGATCCAAGTACCCGCACTAAAAGACCGAAAAGAAGATATTCCCCTACTGGTGGACCGTTTCTTGGAAGACATTGCCAAGGAGTATGGTACTTCCAAAAAGGACATTGAGGATAAAGCAGTAGCAAAACTGCAAGAATATCCGTGGACAGGAAATATCCGGGAGCTTAGAAATGTAGTAGAAAGACTGATAATCCTGGGAGGAAAAACAATTTCCTTAGATGACATAAAAAAATACGCTGACTTTTGA
- a CDS encoding NAD-dependent epimerase/dehydratase family protein: MQTILGSGGVIANELAKELSPYTAKLRLVSRHPQKVNPENDIFTADLTNAEQVNQAVAGSHIVYLTVGLKYKAHIWESAWPKIMSNVLNACSRHRCKLVFFDNVYMYDPNYIGKMTEETPIRPVSKKGTVRAKIADMLLEKIQKGEVDAIIARSADFYGPHIKLKSILTELAFKPLAKSGTAKWLSNAHQPHAFTFTPDAGKALALLGNTEDAYNQVWHLPTASNPPTGKEWIHLIAKELGKTPKHQVLPPWFFTTSGLFVPFMRELKEMLYQYDRPYIFDSTKFQENFFFKPTNYKDGIKKIVEAEFST; encoded by the coding sequence ATGCAGACTATACTTGGATCAGGAGGAGTTATCGCAAATGAATTGGCCAAAGAGTTAAGCCCATATACGGCTAAGCTCAGGTTGGTGAGTCGGCACCCTCAAAAAGTCAATCCTGAAAACGATATTTTCACTGCAGACTTAACCAATGCAGAACAGGTAAACCAAGCAGTAGCAGGAAGCCACATTGTGTACCTCACTGTAGGCCTTAAATACAAGGCCCATATATGGGAAAGTGCCTGGCCAAAAATCATGTCCAATGTTCTGAATGCCTGCAGCCGCCATCGATGTAAGCTGGTATTTTTCGATAATGTATATATGTACGACCCCAACTACATTGGTAAAATGACGGAAGAGACCCCTATCAGGCCGGTCAGTAAGAAGGGGACAGTCCGAGCTAAGATTGCCGATATGCTTTTAGAAAAAATTCAAAAGGGTGAAGTTGACGCCATTATCGCCAGGTCGGCTGATTTTTACGGCCCCCATATCAAATTAAAAAGCATTCTTACAGAACTAGCCTTTAAACCATTGGCCAAATCGGGAACTGCCAAATGGCTAAGCAACGCCCATCAGCCTCATGCATTTACCTTCACCCCTGATGCAGGTAAAGCACTCGCACTGCTTGGCAATACGGAAGATGCCTATAATCAGGTATGGCACCTCCCCACAGCCTCTAATCCGCCAACAGGCAAAGAGTGGATTCACCTGATCGCAAAGGAACTGGGCAAAACACCAAAACACCAGGTCTTGCCGCCATGGTTTTTTACCACTTCCGGCTTGTTTGTTCCATTTATGAGGGAACTAAAGGAAATGCTATATCAATACGATAGGCCATACATTTTTGACAGCACCAAATTTCAAGAGAATTTCTTCTTCAAACCTACCAACTATAAAGACGGCATAAAAAAAATTGTCGAGGCTGAATTTTCAACCTAA
- a CDS encoding DUF3109 family protein gives MILVGNAVLSDDLKEHFFVCNLEKCKGACCVEGDAGAPLEDDETEILEELYPKIKKYLTKEGIEAIEKQGAWVIDQEGEKGTPTINNRECAYALRDENGTLKCGIEEAHIQGDIDYKKPLSCHLYPVRVTKYDEYDALNYDRWDICSPACGLGKELNVPIYKFVKDALIRKYGETWYEELVADIEGK, from the coding sequence ATGATATTAGTAGGTAATGCAGTGCTCAGCGATGACCTTAAGGAACATTTCTTCGTTTGCAACTTGGAGAAGTGCAAGGGGGCTTGCTGTGTAGAAGGTGATGCAGGTGCGCCTTTGGAAGATGATGAAACCGAGATTTTGGAAGAACTCTATCCCAAAATCAAAAAATACCTTACCAAAGAAGGTATCGAAGCGATAGAAAAGCAAGGTGCCTGGGTGATCGACCAAGAAGGTGAAAAAGGCACTCCCACCATAAATAATCGGGAATGCGCTTATGCACTTCGGGATGAAAACGGTACCTTAAAATGCGGCATTGAAGAAGCCCATATCCAAGGGGATATTGATTATAAAAAGCCCCTCAGCTGTCACCTCTATCCAGTGCGAGTGACCAAATACGATGAATATGATGCACTAAACTACGATCGGTGGGATATATGTAGCCCAGCCTGTGGCCTCGGAAAAGAGCTGAATGTCCCCATCTATAAGTTTGTCAAAGATGCCTTGATCCGTAAGTACGGTGAGACATGGTATGAGGAACTGGTGGCAGATATTGAAGGAAAATAA
- the accC gene encoding acetyl-CoA carboxylase biotin carboxylase subunit — translation MFKKILIANRGEIALRIIRTCKEMGIKTVAVYSTADKDSLHVRFADEAVCIGAAPSRESYLNIPRVIAAAEITNADAIHPGYGFLSENAEFSKICEEYNIKFIGASSEMIEKMGDKATAKATMKAAGVPTIPGSEGLLDSIEQGIKIANEMGYPVILKATAGGGGRGMRIVREESGFKKAWDDARQESGAAFGNDGLYLEKFVEEPRHIEIQVVGDNTGKACHLSERDCSIQRRHQKLVEETPSPFITDELRDAMGKAAIKGAEAIGYEGAGTIEFLVDKHRNFYFMEMNTRIQVEHPITEEVTDYDLIKEQIKVAAGIPISGQNYYPKLYAMECRINAEDPANGFRPSPGKIINLHLPGGRGVRVDSHVYAGYIIPPNYDSMIAKLIVSGQSREEVIVRMKRALEEFVIDGIKTTIPFHIALLEDEEFKAGNFTTKFLETFDFSVIKG, via the coding sequence GTGTTTAAAAAAATACTAATTGCCAACAGAGGGGAAATAGCACTAAGAATCATCCGTACTTGTAAAGAAATGGGGATCAAAACAGTAGCCGTTTACTCCACTGCAGATAAAGACAGCCTCCATGTGAGATTTGCAGATGAAGCCGTCTGTATAGGCGCGGCGCCCAGTCGTGAATCCTATCTGAATATCCCAAGGGTAATAGCAGCAGCCGAAATCACCAATGCTGATGCGATCCACCCCGGCTATGGCTTCCTTTCAGAAAATGCCGAATTTTCCAAAATCTGTGAAGAATACAACATCAAGTTCATTGGTGCCAGCTCAGAAATGATTGAGAAAATGGGCGACAAGGCTACTGCCAAAGCGACCATGAAAGCAGCTGGCGTACCTACCATCCCTGGCTCTGAAGGCTTGCTTGACTCTATCGAGCAAGGCATCAAGATCGCCAATGAAATGGGATACCCAGTTATCCTCAAAGCCACCGCAGGTGGTGGTGGACGTGGCATGAGGATCGTCCGTGAAGAAAGTGGATTCAAAAAAGCTTGGGACGACGCCCGCCAAGAATCAGGTGCAGCCTTCGGCAATGACGGCCTTTACCTCGAAAAATTCGTTGAAGAACCTCGTCACATCGAAATCCAAGTCGTCGGCGATAACACGGGCAAAGCTTGTCACCTTTCTGAAAGGGACTGCTCTATCCAACGAAGACACCAAAAACTGGTCGAAGAAACACCTTCTCCTTTTATCACTGACGAACTCAGGGATGCCATGGGCAAAGCTGCCATCAAAGGCGCCGAAGCCATTGGTTATGAAGGTGCCGGTACCATCGAATTCCTTGTGGACAAACACCGTAACTTCTACTTCATGGAGATGAATACCCGTATCCAAGTAGAACATCCGATTACCGAAGAGGTGACTGATTACGACCTGATCAAGGAGCAAATAAAAGTAGCTGCAGGCATCCCTATCTCGGGTCAAAACTACTATCCAAAATTATACGCCATGGAATGCCGGATCAATGCCGAAGACCCTGCCAATGGTTTTCGACCCAGTCCTGGCAAAATCATTAACCTTCACCTCCCCGGAGGACGTGGCGTAAGGGTGGACAGTCATGTATATGCTGGCTATATCATCCCACCAAACTATGATTCGATGATCGCAAAGCTGATTGTCAGTGGGCAATCGCGGGAAGAAGTGATCGTTAGAATGAAGCGTGCGCTAGAGGAATTTGTGATTGATGGCATCAAGACCACCATTCCATTCCACATAGCGCTTTTAGAAGACGAAGAGTTTAAAGCAGGCAACTTCACCACAAAGTTCTTGGAAACGTTTGACTTCTCAGTCATTAAAGGCTAA
- a CDS encoding alpha-ketoacid dehydrogenase subunit alpha/beta produces MIELETLPRHKVNLDLEKDQILFDYRIVQQSRQASLMGRKEVFMGKAKFGIFGDGKELAQVVMARYFRKGDWRSGYYRDQTFMLAIEELRLQEYFAQLYAHTEVKEEPASGGRLMNGHFATRSLNDDGSWKDIKNTKNSGGDISPTAGQVPRLIGLGYASKLFRENQALQGLKQFKGLGNEIAWGTIGNASCAEGMFLETVNAAGVLQIPLIISVWDDDYGISVPNEFQTTKGSISEALAGYQREEGKAGVEIIVAKGWDYESLHAAYKKSEELARRHSVPSLIHVVEMTQPQGHSTSGSHERYKSKERLQWEADHDCNLMFRSYILENGIATEEELDEIDKEAVRFVKEQKEKAWKSFTEDIKSDLKVVVGLIKDAASNSKQQNVLSQLADDLSKTLNPIRKDVFGAVRKTLLLMRFDAEEARTLLKQWYEEQKKLNYDRYNSHLYSESEEGNQRIEVVAPEYTETSPKVDGREILQACFDQMLTNDPRVFAFGEDVGKIGDVNQAFAGLQEKHGDLRVTDTGIREMTIIGQGIGTALRGLRPIAEIQYLDYIYYALMTLTDDLACLHYRTKGGQKAPMIVRTRGHRLEGVWHSGSPMSAILGSLRGLLVCVPRNMTQAAGMYNTLLKSDEPALMIECLNAYRQKERMPSNVGEFTVPLGRPEVLREGTDITVVTYGAMCRIALDAAEQLEEYGVSLEVIDVQTLLPFDVDHLILDSVKKTNRVIFADEDVPGGASAYMMQQVLEKQKAYYQLDSEPVTLSAQPHRPAYSSDGDYFSKPSVDDVIEKAYLIMHEVDPVGYPMW; encoded by the coding sequence ATGATAGAATTGGAAACGTTACCAAGACATAAGGTTAATCTAGATTTAGAGAAGGATCAAATTTTATTTGATTATAGGATTGTTCAGCAGAGTCGTCAAGCTTCTTTGATGGGGAGGAAAGAGGTCTTTATGGGCAAGGCTAAGTTTGGGATTTTCGGTGACGGCAAGGAACTGGCGCAAGTGGTCATGGCGCGATATTTTAGAAAGGGCGATTGGCGCTCGGGCTATTACCGTGATCAGACCTTTATGCTGGCGATTGAAGAGTTGAGGCTGCAGGAATATTTTGCACAGCTCTATGCGCATACTGAGGTCAAGGAAGAGCCTGCTTCTGGTGGGCGTTTGATGAATGGGCACTTTGCCACTCGCTCACTGAATGATGATGGTTCTTGGAAAGACATTAAAAATACCAAAAACTCAGGTGGTGATATTTCACCTACTGCTGGTCAGGTGCCCCGACTGATCGGTTTGGGTTATGCGTCCAAGCTGTTTAGGGAGAATCAAGCACTTCAGGGATTGAAGCAATTCAAAGGGCTCGGGAATGAAATTGCTTGGGGAACCATTGGAAATGCTTCCTGTGCCGAAGGGATGTTTTTAGAAACCGTAAATGCAGCAGGTGTTTTGCAGATCCCGCTCATTATTTCGGTGTGGGATGATGACTATGGTATTTCAGTGCCCAATGAGTTCCAGACCACCAAAGGCAGTATTTCGGAAGCCTTGGCTGGGTATCAGCGGGAAGAAGGTAAGGCTGGTGTGGAGATAATTGTTGCCAAAGGCTGGGATTATGAGTCCCTTCATGCTGCCTATAAAAAGTCCGAAGAGCTGGCTAGGAGACATTCCGTGCCTTCGTTGATTCATGTGGTCGAAATGACACAGCCGCAAGGACACTCTACTTCTGGCTCCCATGAGCGCTATAAGTCCAAGGAAAGATTGCAGTGGGAGGCGGACCATGATTGTAACTTGATGTTTCGTTCCTACATTCTGGAAAACGGTATCGCCACCGAGGAGGAACTGGACGAAATCGATAAAGAGGCTGTTCGCTTTGTGAAGGAACAGAAGGAAAAAGCTTGGAAATCCTTTACAGAAGATATTAAATCTGACCTTAAAGTGGTCGTTGGTCTGATCAAGGATGCAGCAAGTAATAGTAAGCAGCAAAATGTACTCAGTCAGCTTGCAGATGATTTGTCCAAAACGCTTAATCCAATCAGAAAAGATGTTTTTGGAGCTGTTAGAAAGACGCTTTTGTTGATGCGTTTTGATGCGGAAGAAGCCAGGACACTTTTAAAACAATGGTATGAAGAGCAGAAAAAGCTCAATTATGATCGTTATAATAGCCATCTTTACAGTGAATCTGAAGAAGGGAATCAACGTATTGAGGTAGTCGCTCCTGAATATACTGAGACCTCCCCGAAAGTGGACGGAAGAGAAATTTTACAAGCATGTTTTGACCAGATGCTCACCAATGATCCGAGGGTATTTGCTTTTGGTGAGGATGTCGGAAAAATCGGCGATGTAAACCAGGCGTTTGCTGGACTTCAGGAGAAGCATGGAGATTTACGTGTTACGGATACTGGAATTCGTGAAATGACCATAATTGGCCAAGGGATTGGTACAGCACTTCGTGGACTGCGCCCTATTGCCGAAATCCAGTATTTGGATTATATTTATTATGCCTTAATGACGCTGACAGATGATTTGGCCTGTCTCCATTATCGTACGAAGGGTGGCCAAAAGGCTCCGATGATCGTAAGGACGAGGGGGCACCGTCTTGAAGGGGTCTGGCATTCGGGATCGCCGATGAGCGCTATTTTGGGCAGTTTGCGCGGACTGTTGGTCTGTGTGCCCCGAAATATGACGCAGGCGGCAGGAATGTATAATACCCTGCTGAAAAGTGACGAACCTGCACTGATGATCGAATGCCTCAATGCTTATCGACAAAAAGAACGCATGCCCTCAAATGTTGGGGAATTTACAGTTCCGCTAGGCCGACCCGAAGTATTGAGAGAAGGTACGGACATTACGGTAGTTACTTATGGTGCCATGTGCCGTATCGCCTTGGATGCTGCAGAGCAGTTGGAGGAATACGGTGTCTCCCTAGAGGTGATAGACGTGCAGACACTGTTGCCTTTTGATGTAGATCACCTGATTTTGGACTCTGTCAAAAAGACCAATCGGGTCATATTTGCCGATGAGGATGTTCCAGGTGGTGCCTCTGCTTATATGATGCAGCAGGTGTTGGAAAAGCAAAAGGCTTATTATCAATTGGATTCTGAGCCAGTGACCCTTTCTGCACAGCCGCACCGTCCAGCCTATTCCTCGGATGGGGATTATTTCTCCAAACCGAGCGTGGATGATGTGATCGAAAAAGCTTATCTAATCATGCACGAGGTGGATCCTGTCGGCTATCCTATGTGGTAA
- the ald gene encoding alanine dehydrogenase, with translation MIIGIPKEIKNNENRVALTPAGAQELVKRGHTVYVQHTAGDGSGFPDHVYEEAGAKILPTIEETYRIADMIMKVKEPIEPEYDLVREDQLLFTYFHFASHEPLTNAMIKSKSVCLAYETVEKPGGGLPLLVPMSEVAGRMATQKGANYLEKPLGGKGILMGGVPGTLPAKVLILGGGIVGTQAAWMAAGMKADVTILDVSLPRMRYLSDVMPANVKTRMSNEYNIRELIKTADLIIGAVLIPGAKAPHLITRDMLKEMQPGTVLVDVAVDQGGCIETCKPTTHQDPTFTIDGVLHYCVANMPGAVPYTSTIALTNATLPYAIQLADKGWKKASKENVELATGLNVIKGDVVYKAVADAFDLPFTAVEKHLAN, from the coding sequence ATGATCATAGGGATTCCCAAAGAGATTAAAAACAACGAAAACAGAGTTGCCCTAACTCCTGCTGGCGCTCAAGAACTGGTCAAAAGAGGCCACACTGTATATGTACAACACACCGCTGGTGATGGCAGCGGTTTTCCAGACCACGTTTATGAAGAAGCGGGAGCCAAAATCCTTCCCACTATTGAGGAGACCTACCGCATCGCTGACATGATCATGAAGGTCAAAGAACCCATCGAACCTGAGTATGACCTGGTCCGCGAAGACCAACTTTTGTTCACCTATTTCCACTTTGCTTCCCACGAGCCCTTGACCAATGCGATGATCAAAAGCAAGTCAGTTTGCTTGGCATATGAAACAGTTGAAAAACCAGGAGGCGGCCTTCCTTTACTTGTCCCTATGTCCGAAGTAGCTGGTAGAATGGCCACACAAAAAGGTGCAAATTACCTAGAGAAACCACTGGGTGGGAAAGGCATCCTGATGGGCGGCGTACCCGGAACCTTACCTGCAAAAGTCCTGATTTTAGGTGGAGGAATAGTAGGAACACAAGCCGCTTGGATGGCAGCAGGGATGAAGGCCGATGTCACCATCCTGGATGTTTCGCTCCCCCGGATGAGATACCTTTCCGACGTGATGCCTGCGAACGTAAAAACCAGAATGTCCAATGAATACAACATCAGGGAACTGATCAAAACAGCCGACTTGATTATTGGCGCGGTACTTATCCCAGGAGCCAAGGCACCACACTTGATCACCAGGGACATGCTGAAGGAAATGCAGCCGGGCACAGTATTGGTGGATGTTGCGGTAGATCAAGGAGGATGCATCGAAACCTGTAAGCCCACCACACACCAAGACCCGACCTTCACCATTGATGGTGTATTGCATTATTGCGTCGCCAATATGCCTGGAGCAGTACCTTATACCTCCACTATCGCACTGACCAATGCCACCCTTCCTTATGCTATCCAATTGGCTGATAAGGGATGGAAAAAAGCCTCTAAAGAAAATGTAGAGTTAGCAACAGGACTGAATGTGATAAAAGGGGATGTAGTTTATAAGGCTGTAGCTGATGCTTTTGACCTTCCATTCACCGCAGTTGAAAAACACTTAGCAAACTAA
- the efp gene encoding elongation factor P — translation MASTADFKNGLCMEMNNDIWSIVEFQHVKPGKGAAFVRTKLKSLTTGKVLEKTFNAGEKITTARVERRQHQFLYADDLGYHFMDTTTFEQIPIQEKLIERADLMKEGQQVDILIHDETETPLGVELPPFVELLITYTEPGIKGDTATNALKPATVETGATVMVPLFVDQDIIIKVDTRDGSYSERVK, via the coding sequence CAAAAATGGTTTATGCATGGAGATGAACAATGACATTTGGAGCATTGTGGAATTCCAGCATGTCAAGCCCGGAAAAGGTGCTGCTTTTGTCAGAACCAAACTAAAAAGCCTAACCACTGGCAAGGTACTGGAAAAAACCTTCAACGCCGGAGAAAAAATCACGACCGCCAGGGTAGAAAGAAGACAGCATCAGTTTTTGTATGCAGACGACTTGGGCTATCACTTTATGGACACCACTACCTTTGAGCAAATCCCTATTCAAGAAAAACTCATCGAAAGGGCGGATCTGATGAAGGAAGGACAACAGGTGGACATCCTTATCCACGACGAAACAGAAACTCCCCTTGGCGTCGAGTTGCCGCCTTTTGTAGAGTTACTGATCACCTATACAGAACCCGGCATCAAAGGGGACACGGCCACCAATGCCCTGAAACCTGCCACAGTGGAAACTGGAGCGACTGTGATGGTACCTCTTTTCGTGGATCAAGACATCATCATTAAGGTGGATACACGGGACGGTTCCTATTCTGAAAGAGTAAAATAA